The region CGTTGACAAATTGGTTAGTTTACCTTAATACATTAACGCAAAACCTATAATCACATACAAATATGTTTGCCATATTAAAAAAAGAGATAAATTCATTTTTCGCATCGCCTATTGGTTACCTGGTAATTTCATTATTTCTATTACTAAACGGATTATTTTTATGGTTTTTTAAAGGCGACTTTAATATTATAGATAATGGCTTTGCCGACTTATCAAGTTTTTTTCTATTAGCACCCTGGATATTAATTTTTCTTATTCCGGCAGTTACTATGCGTAGTTTTGCAGACGAAAAAAAACAAGGTACATTAGAGTTACTACTCACTAAACCAATCTCTAAATTACAAATTGTTTTAGGGAAATATTTTGGCGCTTTTATACTTATACTTATTGCATTGTTACCAACATTATTATATGTATTTACAGTGTATAAATTAGGTGCTCCGGAAGGTAATTTAGATATGGGCAGTACGGTAGGCTCGTATTTTGGATTGCTATTTTTGGTAGCCTCTTATACTGCAATTGGCATTTTTGGATCGTCTTTATCAGACAATCAAATAGTTACTTTTATTATTTCGGTTTTTTTATGTTTCTTTTTTTACATTGGTTTTGAAGGTATAGCAGACGCATTATCGAATAATTTTATTGATAGATTAGGTATGAGTTTTCATTTTAAAAGCATGAGTCGCGGTGTATTAGATACTAGAGACATTATTTACTTTTTAAGCACAGCAGCTTTATTTATAGCTTTAACTCGTTTTAATATAACTAAAAAATAGTATGATTTTTACAGTTCCATTTGCACTAATACTACTCGTGCTGTTTATAGTGCTTTTTATATTTTCAAGAACTATAGATAAACGCATATGGGTCGCGTTACTTATTAGTATAGTCTTAACTCCTATAATATACTTTTATGTTTTATACCCATTAATTAATATTTTTAGCGATTATCACCATGAAAAATATTTTGAAGCTAGTGCGTGGAAAAAGTCGCCTGCATTTCGTTATGAAATGGCAAATAACTTAGAGAACACAAACCTTTTAATAGGAAAAAATAAAACAGAAGTTGCAACACTTTTAGGAGATCCAGAATGGTTTAGTTGGAACGATGCTATTAAGGCAAACGATTCTAATTTCTGGAATTATAATTTAGGAATTAAGCCAGGCGCATTTAATAAAACTCAAGAATGCATAAAAATTACTTTTGTTAATAATATTGCAGAGAGTTTAGAACACTACCAATTAGAACTAGAATTTGATGAGTAAAAATCTTAAACATATAATATTAATAATCGGTGGTATTTTAGCTTTAAATTTAGCAGGAAACACCGTATATAAGCGCTTTGATTTAACACAAGACCAACGTTACACGTTAAGCTCGGCCACACAACAGATTGTAGCCGATGTAAATTCGCCAGTAATTATAGATGTCTTTTTAGAAGGCGAAGGTTTTCCTTCAGAATTTAGACGTCTTCAAACCGAAACCAAACAACTTTTAGAAGAATTTTACGCTCAAAACAGCAATATAAAATTCAATTTTATTAATCCGTTAGAACAAGAAGCTAATCGAGATCAAGTTATACAACAGTTAAATAATCGCGGCCTGACACCTATGCAACTTACCGTCCAGGAAAATGGCAAAAGTAGTCAAGAGATTATTTTTCCCTGGGCCTTAGCAAGTTATAATGATGTTACAGTTAAAATTCCTCTAGTTAAAAATAAATTGGGTGCATCTCAGCAAGAATTAGTAACAAATTCTGTTCAACATTTAGAATATGCATTTGCAGATGGTCTTGGTAAATTGGTACATGGAAAAAGCAAAAAAATTGCCATACTAAAAGGAAACGGAGAGTTAGAAGATCAATATTTAGCCGATTTTTTAACCACAATAAAAGACTACTATTTTCTAGCACCTTTTACTTTAGATAGTGTAGCTAGCCAACCAGAAAATACTTTAAAAAAATTACAAGCTTACGATTTAATTATTGCCGCTAAACCAACTGAAGCTTTTTCAGAAAAAGAAAAATTAGTTTTAGACCAATACACCATGAATGGCGGAAAAAGCTTATGGCTTATAGATGCTGTAGCTATGGAAAAAGATAGTTTGTATAATGAGGAGGGACGGTCTATTGCTTTAGCAAGAGACCTTAATTTAACCGATATGTTTTTTAAATACGGCGTACGTATAAATCCGTATTTGGTTGCCACACCTTATTCTGCTCCTATTACGTTAGCTATAGGCGAAGGAAGTGATTCTCAATTTCAAAATGTACGTTGGCCCTATTCACCATTAGTAAACACAACCAATACACACCCGATTGTTAACAATGTTAATATATTAAAATTCGATTTTGCCAATCCTATAGACACCCTTAAAAATAGTCTAGAAAAAACAATTTTATTAGAAAGTGCAAAGCTTACAAAATTAGAAGGCACACCTAGAGAAATTAGTTTAGACATTGTAACTCAAGAACCTAATCCAAAAGAATTTAATAAAGGCAGTCAGCCTTTGGCGGTGTTGCTTGAAGGTGAATTTACATCGGCTTATAAAAACAGGATTAAACCATTTAAATTAGCATCTAATAAAGATTTAAGTGCCACAACTAAAATGATTGTGATTGCAGACGGAGACCTTATAAAAAACGATGTGATAAAAAATGTACCGCAAGAATTAGGGTTTGATCGTTGGACAGGGCAATTATTTGGAAATAAGGAATTCTTATTAAATTCGGTTAATTATCTCTTAGACGATAATGGACTTATAAACATTCGATCTAAAGAAATTAAAGTGGCTTTTTTAAATCATGAAAAAATTGCAGCATCTAAACTAAGCTGGCAACTACTTAACACCCTAGTTCCTATACTCTTATTAACTCTTTTTGGTTTAACATTTAATTATTTAAGAAAAAATAAATATACATCTTAAATGTTAATAAGTTTGTTTCTTATTTATCTCTATTAAAGATATATTTGTAATTATTAAAATAATCTTATTAGATACAGATGAAATTTATAGTATCAAGTACCTATTTATTAAAGCAATTACAAGTTTTAGGAGGCGTAATTAATAGTTCTAACACGCTACCTATTTTAGATAATTTTCTTTTTGAATTAAGCAGCTCTAAACTTACTGTGTCTGCTAGCGATTTAGAAACAACAATGTCTGCTACTTTAGAAGTAGAAAGTGATAGTGAAGGTAGTGTTGCCATTCCTGCACGTTTACTTTTAGATACTTTAAAAACATTCCCAGAACAGCCGTTAACATTTATAATTGAAGACAATAATACGATTGAAATCAGTTCTAATCACGGTAAATATGCACTTGCATATGCTAACGGAAATGAATTTCCTAAAGCTGTAACTTTAGATAAACCAAGTACTACTACTATTATTGGAGATATTTTAGCAACTGCAATTAGTAAAACTATTTTTGCTGCAGGAAACGACGATTTACGCCCTGTTATGAGTGGAGTATTTTTTCAGTTCTCTACAGAAAGTTTAACATTTGTAGCTACAGACGCACACAAACTTGTAAAATACACAAGAGAAGATGTTGCGGCTTCTGAAGTCGCTGAGTTTATTATGCCAAAAAAACCTTTAAATTTATTAAAAGGAATTTTAGCGGGTAGTGAAGATGAAGTAATTGTTGATTACAACGATTCAAATGCCAAATTTACATTTGATAATGTAGAATTAATTTGCCGTTTAATTGATGGAAAATATCCAAACTACGATGCGGTAATCCCAAAAGAAAACCCTAATAAATTAACTATTGCTAGAAATCAGTTTTTAAGCTCTGTAAAACGTGTTAGTATTTTCTCTAACAAAACAACACACCAAATAAGATTAAAAATTGCTGGAGCAGAATTAAACATTTCTGCAGAAGATATAGATTACAGCAATAAAGCAGAAGAACGTTTAACATGCGATTACCAAGGCGACGATATGCAAAT is a window of Formosa sediminum DNA encoding:
- the dnaN gene encoding DNA polymerase III subunit beta, producing the protein MKFIVSSTYLLKQLQVLGGVINSSNTLPILDNFLFELSSSKLTVSASDLETTMSATLEVESDSEGSVAIPARLLLDTLKTFPEQPLTFIIEDNNTIEISSNHGKYALAYANGNEFPKAVTLDKPSTTTIIGDILATAISKTIFAAGNDDLRPVMSGVFFQFSTESLTFVATDAHKLVKYTREDVAASEVAEFIMPKKPLNLLKGILAGSEDEVIVDYNDSNAKFTFDNVELICRLIDGKYPNYDAVIPKENPNKLTIARNQFLSSVKRVSIFSNKTTHQIRLKIAGAELNISAEDIDYSNKAEERLTCDYQGDDMQIGFNSRFLTEMLNNLNSDDVQLEMSLPNRAGILTPIDGLDEGEQVTMLVMPVMLNS
- the gldG gene encoding gliding motility-associated ABC transporter substrate-binding protein GldG; amino-acid sequence: MSKNLKHIILIIGGILALNLAGNTVYKRFDLTQDQRYTLSSATQQIVADVNSPVIIDVFLEGEGFPSEFRRLQTETKQLLEEFYAQNSNIKFNFINPLEQEANRDQVIQQLNNRGLTPMQLTVQENGKSSQEIIFPWALASYNDVTVKIPLVKNKLGASQQELVTNSVQHLEYAFADGLGKLVHGKSKKIAILKGNGELEDQYLADFLTTIKDYYFLAPFTLDSVASQPENTLKKLQAYDLIIAAKPTEAFSEKEKLVLDQYTMNGGKSLWLIDAVAMEKDSLYNEEGRSIALARDLNLTDMFFKYGVRINPYLVATPYSAPITLAIGEGSDSQFQNVRWPYSPLVNTTNTHPIVNNVNILKFDFANPIDTLKNSLEKTILLESAKLTKLEGTPREISLDIVTQEPNPKEFNKGSQPLAVLLEGEFTSAYKNRIKPFKLASNKDLSATTKMIVIADGDLIKNDVIKNVPQELGFDRWTGQLFGNKEFLLNSVNYLLDDNGLINIRSKEIKVAFLNHEKIAASKLSWQLLNTLVPILLLTLFGLTFNYLRKNKYTS
- the gldF gene encoding gliding motility-associated ABC transporter permease subunit GldF, with protein sequence MFAILKKEINSFFASPIGYLVISLFLLLNGLFLWFFKGDFNIIDNGFADLSSFFLLAPWILIFLIPAVTMRSFADEKKQGTLELLLTKPISKLQIVLGKYFGAFILILIALLPTLLYVFTVYKLGAPEGNLDMGSTVGSYFGLLFLVASYTAIGIFGSSLSDNQIVTFIISVFLCFFFYIGFEGIADALSNNFIDRLGMSFHFKSMSRGVLDTRDIIYFLSTAALFIALTRFNITKK